The Proteobacteria bacterium CG1_02_64_396 genomic interval CCGGTCTGTTCGATTTGATCGCCGCCTACCACCTGTCGCTACTTGAGGGGCGAGGGGGGGAGCAGGTGAGCCATCGCCTGGCGTGGCGGCTGCTTCAGGCCGCTGGACAGGCCCCCGATTTAACCCGCTGCGTGCGATGCGGCGCCCCGTTGCACGATGACCCGCCCCCCGGATTGCTGCGTCAGGGGTTGGGCTGCCCCCGTTGCGCTTCCCAACCGCTGGCACCCCACCGGTGGCGAGCCCTGCGCAATCTGGTCGAGGGGGGCACAGGCGAAGGGGCCGCCGAGGTGCTGCGCCACTGGGTTGGGCAGGCTTTTGAGGACCGCACCCTGTAAACACGCTTATTTGAGGCAACGCCATGATTCAACTGGGCATCAACATCGACCATGTCGCCACCCTGCGCCAAGCCCGGGGCACCCGTTACCCCGATCCGGTCGAGGCTGCCTTTCGTGCCCAGAAGGGGGGGGCGGATGGGATCACGGTTCATCTGCGTGAAGACCGCCGCCACATCCAAGAGCGGGATGTTCTGCTTCTGCTCGACACCATCGAGGTACCGCTGAATTTAGAGATGGGGGCGACCGAAGCGATGCTCGCCTTCGCCTGCGCCCATCCCCCTGCCGAGTGTTGTTTGGTCCCCGAAAAACGTGAAGAGCTGACCACCGAGGGGGGGCTGGATGCCGCCGGTCAAATCTCTCGTTTGCAAGAGGCGATTGCCGCCTTGAGCGCGGTCGGCAGCCGGGTCAGTCTGTTTCTCGATCCCGATCCCCGCCAGTTGGCCGCCGCAGCGGCGGTCGGCGCACCGGTGGTCGAGCTGCACACCGGACGTTACGCCGATGCCACCACCCCCGCTGAGAGGGCCCGTGAATATGAGGCGCTCTACCAGGCCGCCGAAGAGGGGGTGCGGCTGGGCTTGACCCTCCATGCCGGTCATGGACTAACCCATCACAACGTCGCCCCCATCTGCCGCCTACCCGGCATCAAGATGCTCAATATCGGCCATGCCATCGTCGCCCGCGCCGTTATGACCGGCATGGAGGAATCGGTGGCCAGCATGAAGCGGATCATGATCGAGGCCGCAAAGGGGGGGGCGTGATTCGGGCGGTCGGAACCGACTTGGTACCGGTGGCACAGATCGCACGCTGGTGGGGCCGTTTTCCTGAACGGGCGGCCAGGCGGCTGTTCACCGATGCAGAACAGCACCGTTTTGCCGGGATGGTTCCGGCCCGGTTGCACGAACACATCGCCGGACGTTTGGCGGTTAAAGAGGCGGTCTTTAAATGTTTGGAGGCGCCTAAGGGGATCGGTTGGCGCGACGTGGCGGTTTTGGGTGGACGGGGAACCCCCCCGAGCATCGAGCTCTTCGGGGTGGCCCAGGAGACGTTTCAAGCGGCGGGTGGGGGGATTTGGCACGTCTCGATCAGTCACGCCGCCGGAATGGCCACCGCCGTGGCGATTTGGGAACAACGGGGGCAAAACGATGGGTGAGGGGGGGGTGGTGCTGCTGGGGCGCGAGGATTGTCATCTCTGCCACGAAGCCCGTCAGGTGCTGGAGTGTATGGGGCTGACCTTCTCCGAGATCGACATCGACACTGACCCCGATCTGGTCGCACGTTGGGGATGGGAAATCCCGGTGTTGCTTGATGCTGCCGGGGCGGTCATCGCCAAACACCGTTTCGATGCTGTTGCCATTGCACTTTTGCTTGAAGGGGGTTAACCCCCGCGGATGCTCTCTTCCACATCTTCGGCGTACAGCGACTTGGTAATGAAGATCAGTGGGGTTTTGCTCAGGTCGATGGTCCGTGGAATAGAGAGCTTTTGTTTGGCCTCGTTGTAACGCACCTCGATCCTGGGGCGTAGCGGCGAGTCCCGATAGGTTTGAACCACCCGTCCCACCTCTTTGGTGTTGAGCTGGACGTAAGTCCCCATCGGGAAGACCGAGATGTTGTTGATGAGCCCCTTGACCTGCCTCGGGTCGAACACCCCTTTGAGTTCGCGCACAATCCGCTGCACCGCTTCGACCGGCAGTAAACGCTTGCGGTAGGGGCGGGGATGGATCATTGCCTCGAAGGTGTCGATCAACCCGATCAACCGCGCAGCCGGATGGATCGCCTCGCCGGTTAGATGGGCCGGATAGCCCGAACCATTAAATCGCTCTTGCTCCTGAACCACCAATGCGGCCAATTCCGGCTCGTCGGGATAAATGGTTCGGACCAGATCCTGGGTCTCCAAGGGGTGGAGCTGCATCATCTCCCGCTGTTGCTGACTGAATACCCCCCGCTCCACCAACAACCCCACCGGAAGACGTGCCATCCCCAGGTCGTGAATAGCTGCCGCCCGCACCGCAAGCCTCAGACTATGGGGATCAAGGACCTCCATCCCCACCTTGTAGACATAAAAGGTGACGTTGAGCAGATGCAGCGTCAGATCCTCCATGATTGCCCTGTCGTTCTCTCCCTGAACGGGGGGAAGGGCCAGCTTCTCGATGGGATTTTCAAGCAGGATCTGCTCCAGGGTTTGGATCTGATCCGGCTGTTTCTCAAGCAAGCTGAGCAGTTGATCCACCACCGGCAAAAAGGCGCCGTGGGGGATGATCTCCCCCCGATGGATAGCAAGCAGCAGGGCAATCAACTGCTGGGCAAAGGCCGAAACCAACCCCTCGATGGAGTGGGGAAGCCCCTCTGGGCCGACAATTTCCCAGATGGCCAACGCCTGTTCTTCAGGGGTTTCCGGGATCGGCGGCAATACGACCGCAGAGGGCGCTGGAGGGGGGACCTGTGGGGGAGACGATTGCTGGGGCTCAACTTGAGCTGGGGCGCTGCCAAACAGGGTGGTGCGTCGTGGAGCGGCCGGTTCAACCGTTGGAACCTCCGCTGCATCATCGTGGGGGGACGTTCCACCGAACAGGGTTTCGGGCAGTCCGAAGGGGTGAGGAATCACCGCAGCGGTTTTTAGAGGGGCTTCTGGCTTGTGGGTAGCAGTTGGAGAGGCTTGAAAAATAGGCTGCTCGACCGGGGCAGCGACGATGGGTGGTGGTTCTCGCCGCGACGGGGCGCGGCTTGTTGGGGCGTCAAACAGGGGGGGCGGGGTTTGCGACGTTTGGGGATGGGCGGCAATACCTGCGTCCCAATCCTGAACAGTATGTTGTTGGCTCGGGTTGTCCCTATCCGATTGGGGCTCGGGCGAGAACAACCCCTCTTCGGACTCCAGGGGTTGCGGTCCGGGTTCATCTGCAAAAAGGGCGGACCAATCCTCCTGCCCCTGCTCGGGGGCTACCACCGCCCGGAGGGGCGTCTGAGTGTTGGCATCGGCAGGGTTTTCACCCTCGAACAGCCAATCACGAAGGCGCAGGGTTGGCTTGGCCATGGGGAACGATCCCCTCTTCTTCCAGTACCCTAAGTACTGTGTCTTGATCGATAACCTTAGCCTGAAGGCTCATGCCCAACAGCAAGGCCAAATCGCAAATGTTGTTGATGATCCTGGGGATGCCGTTGGCGGCTCGGTGGATCAGTTCAACCGCCGAGCGGGTAAACAGGGGACGGCTGCCACCAGCGATTTTCAGGCGGTGGACGATGTAGCGGGCGGTCTCCATAAAATCCATGGGATGGAGGTGGTATCGAATTCCGATCCGCTGCGAAAACTGCGGTATCGCATCGATCATGCCACGCAGCTCGGGTTGCCCCACAAACAGAAGTGTCATCAAGAAACCGGATTCATCCTGTTCGTTGAGCAGCAATCGGAGCTCTTCGTAGACCTCTGGATCGTTGATGACTTGTGCTTCGTCAAGCACCACAACCGTGTGGCGCTCCCTGTGGTGATTTTCTTGGGCGACCTTGCGCAGGCCGCGCAGGGCGCTGAGTTTGTCGTGGCAATCGCTCGAAAATTGGTGACAGATCTCTTGTAAAAGATCGGAGGCCGATAATTTTGGGTAGGTGACGTTCGCCAGGTCGATCCGCATTTCGGCCATACGTGCGATCATGGCTCGGATCACGGTCGATTTACCGCAGCCGACATCTCCGGTCAGTAAAAATGCCCCTTTACGCTGTGTGACCGCATACAGCATGCGGGCCAAAGCCTCTTCGTGCTGCTGAGAGCGGAAGAAAAACTCAGGCCGACCCACGTTCTCAAAGGGGGGGCGTTGTAGTCCCCAATAACTCAAATACATGACAGCCTCGTCCTTCGAAGCAGCGAATTGGAGGAGCCCCGGGGGTGGGTGAATACGTCTTTGGGCAAGGGCGGTAATGTACATCACGAATCAAGTGGGTGTGTTATAGGCCATATAACTCTTGTTTTCAAGGTCTTGTGGGTACATCCTAATGCTGTTTCTACTTTTAGGCATGCGAGTGGGATGGCAATCGAAAATGGAGCGGGGTTGCCATGGTGGACTCTGTCTCCCAAGGTTTTCCGTAGTCCGGACGTTCGACGCCCATTGATATAAAAGGGGTTTCAGGTGCGTTTTCTGCGCGTGACATGGCCGGTCGTACTGGCTGCGGTTTTGTTGGCAGGGTGTTACCCCACTCTGCCGAGGCCGACGATGGAGGATCCATCGCGTGGGAACACAGCCAGTCGTTGGACCGATTTCGCCCCACAATTGGGGGAGAAGGTTAAGGCGATTGCGGTGGGCGACCTGAACCGGGACGGTCTGCTCGATTTGGTGGTTGGTTCCGAGCAAGGGCCCGAGGCGGTGCAGATCTGGATGAATGTCGATGGCACCACGTGGCGTCCCGGGAATCGTTTTCCGGTGGACGCCACGGTCATTAGCTTGGCCCTCGGTGATATCGACGGCGACGGTGGTTTGGATCTGGCTGTGGGGGTGGAGGGCAATACCACAGGTTTATTGCTCTGGCGCAACCAAGATTTTGGACGGCGGTGGCACCCCCTGGAAAGTCCGGCGCGGGTGGGGCGTTATCCGCAAATCGCCTTGGCTGACATCAACCGCGATGGTCGTCTCGACCTGATCGCCCCTAATGCCACCCGCAGCCAGGAGGGGGGCATTCAGGTGTGGCCCAACGTGGGGCAAGGGCATTGGGGGAGCAACATTGGCCCCGCCGTTACCGGGTTATTCCACGGGGTGGTTGTCGACGACATCGATGGCGATTCGGTCCCCGACTTGGTGGCCACCGCAGGGGGAAACGACGGAGGGCTATTTCTGTGGCGTGGCTATGGGGACGGTCGTTGGCAGGTGCGTCAACGTTTGGCGGAGGGTGATTTGGTTCAGGTGATCCCCGCCGACATGGACGGGGATGGACGTCTGGATCTGGTAACGACCGCATATATGGGTGGAGTGCGCTTGTTCCGTCAGGGGGGGGATTCGCCTTCCGGTTGGGAGGAGAAGATCTTAACCGTCAACGGCAGCTTCGGCCCGCTGGGGGTTGGCGATTTAGATCGGGACGGCGACCTGGATGTCCTGGCAGGCTCGATTTCAGGCCAGGGGCTCTGGCAGTGGCGCAACGACGGTGGTCGTTTCCAGCGCGTCGATATGGGGTTGCCCGACCGGGGCATTGTGGACGATTTAACCCTGGCCGATGGTTCGCGCAACCAACGGCTCGATGTATTTGCCGTGTTCCATAGGGATGGCCTTTCGGTGTTGTCCGAGGGGCAACCCTCCCCGGTTGAGGTACAGATCGACGAGGATCTGACGCCTGTGACCGTGGGCGAGCCGCTACGGGTTTATTTCGATGCGGGTATTGCCGAACTACAACCGGCCGCCAAGTTGCGAATCCAGCGGTGGGCCAAGGATCTGGAATCCGATCCTTCCCTTGAACTGCATATCGACGGGTTTACCGACGAACGGCAGATCCACTCCGAGCGTTTTGCCTCCAACCACGAACTGTCGCTGGCGCGTGCCCAAGCGGTCGCCAATCTGATCGCCAAAATGGGGGTGCAGTCCTCGCGCATGAAGGTGCAGGGGCTGGGGGACCAAAACCCCTTGGTCGAAGGGCATGATGAACAGGCATGGGGGCAAAACCGGAGGGTGGAGGTGCAGATGTTCCGTCGGCCTGTGAGTCGACGCGATGCCGCGATACCCCGCTCCAGCCAAACGGCGGATGGGATGTCGATCCTCGAAAACAAGATCTTCAAAATGGTTGAGGGGCGTCCCGAATACAAGATCGGCCCTGGTGATGTTCTAACCATCACGTTATGGGAAGGGAGTCAGGGAAGCACATTCACCCCCGAGGTGTTGTTCGACGGCACCCTTTCATTCACCTACTTCGACAAACTGAAGGTGGAGGGGTTGACCCCTTCCGATATCGACCAAGTGATTACCGAGCGGTTGTCCAACATTGTGCGCAATCCCCGGGTCGATGTTCAGGTCAAGGAGCATAAAGCCCATGTGGTGACCCTGTTCGGCAGTGTGCAATCGTTATTGCGCCAACCGACCGGCCCTGGCCCTTACAAAATGTCGGGGCGGGAGAGTTTGCTTGAGTTTATTTCCCGGGCAGGGGGGCCGACCAGCGACGCCGACCTCAATCATGTGCAGGTACGCCGTGGCGAAAAGACCATGGTGGTGAATCTTTACAAAGCGATGTACGAGGGGGACCAAAGTCAGGATTTGGTTTTGGATGCTGGCGATACCGTGATCGTCCCCTCCCAGAAAATGACCACCAACCAGATCTTTGTGTTGGGGGAGGTCAACAAGCCCGGCATCGTCTCTTTCCAGGATCAAATTCATCTTTTAGAGGCGTTAACCCGGACCGATAGCTGGAAACCGTCGGCCGATTTAAGCGAAGTCCGGGTGGTGCGAACGGTGGAGGACCGCCCCGTCATTTTGGCGGTCGATTTCAACCGTCTGCTGCAAGAGGGGGATCTACGTCAGAACGTCCTGCTTGAGAACAATGACATCGTTTTGGTGCCGACCGGTCCGATCGACAACTGGAATGCCTACATCCAGAAGTTGATGCCTTCGTTCTCTCTGATTACCCAGCCCTTGAGCGTGTTCTACCAGCTCTACATTCTTCAACAGCTGGGCAAATAGCCATGGCGACCACCTACGAACTCAATCTGCGCGATTACTGGTTCATCGTCGTCAAACGGCGGGCAATCATTATCTTGTCGACGCTGATTCTATTCGGATTCAGCACCTTCTTTTCGTACATCAACAAACCAGAACCGCTCTATGAGGCGACCGCTTCGGTCAAGTTGGAAAAATTCAACAACCTGGCCGGTCTGCTCCTACAGAACTTCTCGTACGACGAATACGACTCGGTTTCGACCCAGATCTCGGTGATTACCAGTTATGGGGTGATTGAGGAGGTGGCACGTCGCCTGGGGAAAATCGACCCTAAGAAGAGTACCGAGGCGATCCGCGCCGATCCCGAGGCCATGGGGACCATCCTTGCGCTCAAGGGGATGGTCAGCGCCGAACAGGAGGGGATGAGCAGCATCATCAACATCTCGGCGGTCTCGGCGTCGCCAATATTTGCCCAACAATTGGCCCAAACATTGGCCGAGGTTTATCGCCAACAAAATCTGCTCGACCGCAACATTCAGGTGATCGAGGCCAAGCGTTTTATCGAGAAACAGCTTGCGAGCATCGGCGACAAACTACGTAAATCGGAACGGGAGGTCAGCCGTTATCAGGAAGAAAACGAGCTGCTGACCCAATCTTCCGGGGGTGGCAACACCGTATATGAGCAACGTTTAGCCGATTTGCAGGGGGAGACCGATACCGCTCGGCGACGGCAGGCAGAATTGGATTTGATCTACCACGAATTGGATCGCCGTTTGGCCGAAGGGGACAGTCACCCTCTCGAAGGGCTGGTGACCATTGAGATCAGTCCCCTGTTCGACAAACTCAACGGCTCCCTGGTCGAGCTCTACATGAAACACAACGGGCTGCTGGTGCATTTTATGCCCGATCACCCCCAGGTGCGGGAGATCGACCAGCAGATCGCTTCGATCCTCGACAGCATCCACGACGAAATCAAAGCCCAGGTGATGGGGGGGGAGCGCAAAATTAAGGCGCTGACCCAAGAGACCGCCCAATTGCGGGCCTCGTACCAAGCCATGCCGGAAAAAGTCCTTGAATTCGAACGTCTCAAACGTGATGTCGAAATCACCAACAACCTGTTCGAAATGCTGCAAGAAAAATATCAAGAGATCCTGCTGCGCGAAGCCGAAAAGGTGCAGGAGGTTTCGATCCTCCGCCCTGCCTTGACCCCTGCGGTCCCCATCAATCCTCCTAATATTCAGGGGGCAATGGTGGCGGGGCTGTTGATTGGGCTGATGTTGGGCCTGGTCTTTGCCATGCTGCTGGAAACCCTCGATACCTCGATCGCCACGGTGGACGAGATCGAGAGTCTGTTGGGGGTGCCGGTCCTCGGCTTCATTCCCCAATTGACCCAGGACGAGGCGCGGATCCTCTTGATGGGGGACCGAAAACGCAGGGAGGGGGGGGAGGACAAAGGGGAGTTGTCGGTCGACGAGCTGGAGCGGGCGGTGCGCCTGATTACCCATTTTTCGCCCGATTCGACCCTATCAGAGGCCTATCGAACGCTGCGGACCAATATTCAATTTGCCACCATCGACCAGGAAAAACTGGTGCTGATGGTCTCCTCCTCATCGGCCAAGGAGGGCAAAAGTACCGTGGCGGCCAACCTTGCGGTCTCCATGGCGCAGCAGGGCAAACAGGTCTTGTTGGTCGACGGCGATCTGCGCAAACCCATGCAACACCGCACCTTCGGAGTGGAACGCGAACCAGGGCTTTCCGATGTGATTTTGGGGAGTTTCGAATGGCGTGAGGTGGTGCGCACCGTAACCGACTTGATGACCGGCGAAATCGGGGTTGAGGCGATCATGCGTACCCCTGGGCTTGATAACCTGTCGATCATCACCTCGGGGCAAATCCCCCATAACCCTACCGACCTCATCAACTCGCAGCGTTTTGACCATTTCCTGGAGGAGGTGCACGAGGCATACGATGTGGTGCTCTTCGACGTCAGCCCCGTGCTTCATACCACCGATGCACTGATTCTGGCCTCCAAGGTGAATTACGTTCTGTTGGTTTATCAGGTGGGTTCGGTGGTCTCTTCGGCCCTACGTCGCACCCACACCCTGTTGCAGCACGTGAATGCCAGTCTGTTGGGGGTTTCACTCAACGGAGTGCATTCCGATATCTCTCGCGATTACGCCGCCTACAAGATGAAGAACTATTACGCCTACGGCTATGGGCGCAAAGAGGGCAAAAAACCCGAAGGGGCCATGGAAAAACTGTGGACCGATATCGGCGATACGATCGAGGCGGGGTGGTCGCGGGTGAAACGGTTGTTTTTGCGTAAAGAATAGGGGGAAAACCGATGACCATGCCCCGGTGGTATGTGCGCAATCGACGCACCATTCATGGATTTGCGGGGCTGATGGGGATCGGCGTTGTGCTGTTGTTGCTCCTGTTTCAAATTCGGGGCTGCGGACAACAGGTCGAGACCAAGGATCTCTATCGCCCCATGGATCGCCCCTCCGAGCATGGCCGCGTGGTTGTTCAGCCCCATGAAGCCCAGCAGTAACCTCCCCCTGAGGGGGGGCGTCGGCGCTCAAGACTGGAACCGCGGGACCGCCTCCCTCACCCCCATTTCGGTCGCCCTGGCCCTATTGGTATTCGGGGTCGTCGTCTCCTACCTGTTGATTCAGGTTTCGGTGGTGGCGGCCATGGTGGCGGTTCTAGGGGCCGCAGTTTTTCTCGCCTGTTTTATCTCCATTCAATTTTCGGTCGTTCTCCTCATCCTCTCGACCCTGCTTTCTCCTGAATTGCAGATGGGTGGCGGTGGTGTGGGAACGACCGCCTCGCGGGGCGTCACCATTCGGGTCGACGACCTTTTGCTGGCTCTGATTGCCTTTGCCTGGCTTGCACGTATGGCGGTGCGCAAGGACTTAGGATTTCTGCGTTCCACCGTGCTCAACGGACCCATGAAGGGGTATCTGGCGGTGGTGGCGCTGGGCACCACCATGGCCTTTGTTGAGGGAAGGCTCTCTTCGCCACTTGTGGCGTTGATGTACGCCCTGAAGTATCTGGAATTTTTTCTGATTTATTTTGCCGTGATCAACACGGTCGAGGGGCCGAAGGATGTCCGCCGGTTCCTGACGATCATGTTCGTCACCTGCGCGGTCGTTTCGATTCTAGGGATCATGCAGATCCCCTCGGGGGGTCGGGTTAGCGCCCCTTTCGAGGGGGAGGAGGGGGAGCCCAATACCTTCTCAGGGTATTTGGTATTGCTGATGGGGCTGATGGCCGGGGTCTATTGGCACAAAGGGGTCACCGGAAAAAACCGATTGATCCTGTTCGTTTTTTTGATGCTCACCCTTCCCCCCTTCCTTTATACCGAATCGCGCGCTGGGTATTTGGCGGCAGCCATGGCCTACGTGGCATTTTGGTTTTATGCCGAGAACAAGCGACAAATCGCCATGGCGACCTTGGCGATTCTTGCGGTTTCCCCCTTTGTGGTGCCCGACCGGGTCATTGATCGAATCTCCTACACCTTTAATCAAAGCGAGCGGGAGGCCATTGGTTATCAGCGGGTCGAGGTGGCGGGGGTGACGGTCGATACCTCGACCACCGAGCGGTTGGAATCGTGGAAAAACGTCCTGACCCGCGATTATTTCAAACACCCGGTCATCGGTTTCGGCGCCACCGGATATCGCTTCGTTGATGCCCAATACGTCCGGGTTCTGGCCGAAAGTGGGGCGATGGGGTTTCTGTTTTTTAGTGTGTTGCTTGTGCGCATTTTTAAACAGGCCAAGGCGCTTTACCGAGAAACCGACGATCCTCTCCTTAAAGGGGTGGCTCATGGCTTGATGGCGGCCCTGATCGGCCTATTGGCCCATGCGGTGGGCTCCAATACCTTCGCCATCGTCCGGGTGATGGAGCCCTTCATGATTGCCACAGCATTGGTGGTCGCCTCCCTTCAGATGTTGAAACAACAACGGGGGGAAACGGCGCTTGCTGAAACTGCTAGTGGTCAGGCCATTGTCGAACCTGAATCGATGGCTACACCCATCGCTGCGAGCGGTCGCAAGGTCGGCCCTGTACCCCGCCGCCAAGTTCGCCTGCCTTCCCCCCACCCACCTTGGCGACGTGGTGGCTGAGACCCAAGTGGGCCATCCGCTCGCCTGGCGGGGTTGGGTCGACTGGTGGAGCGGGGAGCTGGCCATCGGCCATGCGCCCCAAAGTGTGCAGGCCTATCGCCGCGATATCGGCGATCTGTGCGATTTTTTGGTGGAGCAAGGACTTGACCTCGAAGCGGCGCAGCGGGTCGATCTGGGGCGCTACCTGGGGCGGTTGGCCCAGGAGGGGGCCAAACCCTCGACCCTGCGGCGGCGCATCGCTGCCATGCGCTCCCTCTTTTCCTTTTTGGTCACGGCAGGGGTGCGGCAGGATGACCCCTCTGCGCTGCTGCAACGTCCCCGCTTGCCCAGCCGCCTGCCCAAGGTGTTGGAGGAGGGGGAGGTTGCCCTGCTGCTCGATGCCGTCTGGCCCGAAACCGCTTTGGCCAGCCGCGACCGGTCGATCCTGGAGCTAATGTACGCCACCGGGCTACGTGCTTCCGAGGTGGTGGGACTGCGCCAAGACCAGGTGGTGCTCGATCCAGGTTTTTTGGTGGTTCGGGGCAAGGGGGGCAAGGAGCGGTTGGTCCCCTTGGGGGAACGGGCCATTGAGGCGACGACCCGGTATTTGCTGGAGGGGCGTCCCTTGCTGGCGCCTGGCCGAATGTTGCAGGAGGGAGCACTGTTTCCCTCCACGCGGGGGGGAGTGATGACCCGGCAGGCGCTGTGGGGTCTGGTCAAGCGGCGCGCCCTGTCGGTCGGGATCGACCCCGGGAGGATCTCCCCCCACACCCTGCGTCACTGCTTTGCCACCCATCTTCTGGCCCATGGGGCCGATTTGCGTGCCGTTCAGGCGATGTTGGGTCATGCCAGCCTGACCACCACCCAGATCTACACCCACATCGCCAACCACCGTTTGCAGCAGGTCCACCACCAACGCCATCCCCGCAATCGCACCGTTTGAGCGCCTTCGTTGTACCGGGGGGATGTGTCATGATCGCGGCGGTTTTTTATTTTTGTACCCCGTTGCTTTGAGAGGCTCCCTTGTCCGCACCCGTCCGCACCCGCTTCGCCCCTTCCCCTACCGGCATGTTGCACATCGGCGGGGTCCGCACCGCGCTGTTCAATCTGCTGTTTGCCCGCCGTCACGGGGGGCAATTCCTGTTGCGCATCGAGGATACCGACCGGGAACGCTCCACCCCCGAGGCGGTGCAGGTGATTTTGGATGGTTTGAACTGGATGGATCTCAACCCCGACGAGGAGCCGCTGTTCCAGTCGACCCGGATTGAGCGCCATCGCGCCGCCGCCGAGGGTTTGCTGGCGGAGGGCCGGGCCTATCGCTGCTACTGCACACCCCAGGAGCTGACCGCAATGCGGGAGGCGCAGCAGGCCAAGGGGGAAAAACCTCGCTACGACGGTCGTTGTCGCCATCGCAGCGATGCCCCTCAAGGGGCCCCCTATGTGGTGCGCTTGGCCAATCCCACCGAGGGGGAGACGGTGGTCGACGATCTGGTTCAGGGGCGGGTGGTGTTCGCCAATACCGAGCTCGACGATCTGATTCTGTTGCGCTCCGACGGTAGCCCGACCTACATGCTGGCGGTGGTGGTCGACGATGCCGATATGGGGATTACCCACGTTATTCGGGGCGACGACCACCTCAACAACACCCCCCGGCAGATGCAGATCTACCGGGCTCTTGGCCTGGAACCCCCTCAATTCGGGCATATTTCACTGATCCACGGCGCCGACGGCGCCAAGCTTTCGAAGCGTCACGGGGCGGTGGCCGCGACTCAGTACCGGCAGGAGGGGTACCTGCCCGAGGCGCTGGTCAACTATCTGGTGCGGCTGGGTTGGTCCCATGGCGATCAAGAGATCTTCTCGCGCCAAGAGTTAGAGGCGCTGTTCGATTTGGATCACGTCGGTAAATCGGCCTCCTCTTTCAATCCCGAAAAGTTGCTTTGGCTCAACGCCCACTATCTGCGTGAACGCGATCCCGAGACCCTGATTGAGCCGTTGTGGGAGCAGCTGGCCCTTTTGGGTCAGGATGTCGGGGATCGTCCCCGCGCTTGGTGGGGCGCCTTGATTCGCGAACTGCAACCCCGCAGCGAAACCCTGCGTCAGGTTGCCGAGGGGGTGCTCCCTTTCCTCGCACAGGGTATCGAGATCGATCCGGCGGCCCAGGCCAAACATCTCAAGGGGGATGCGGCGCCGGTGCTGTCGGCGCTGATCGCGGGGCTTTCAGCCCTAACCGTGTGGGAGCGCGAGGCGATTGGCGGTGTGTTTCACGGGGTGGCCGAGCGACTGGGGGTGAAGATGGGCAAAATCGCCCAGCCGGCCCGGGTTGCGGTGACCGGTCGAACCGTCTCCCCCGGTATTTACGAAACCCTGGAGTTGATGGGGCGGCAGACGACGCTCCAACGGATGCAGGCGGCGGTCGATACAGTCACCGAAGAACAGGGGGTTTAACAGGCTTGTCCCCATTTTGGATCTTCTATTTTGGCTTCGTGATTCCGGCGGTGCTGATGCTCCTGGCGGTGCATCAGCTGTTCGTTTGGCTGCGCAAGCAAAAACATAAAGAGGAACACCTGCCCGG includes:
- a CDS encoding glutamate--tRNA ligase translates to MLHIGGVRTALFNLLFARRHGGQFLLRIEDTDRERSTPEAVQVILDGLNWMDLNPDEEPLFQSTRIERHRAAAEGLLAEGRAYRCYCTPQELTAMREAQQAKGEKPRYDGRCRHRSDAPQGAPYVVRLANPTEGETVVDDLVQGRVVFANTELDDLILLRSDGSPTYMLAVVVDDADMGITHVIRGDDHLNNTPRQMQIYRALGLEPPQFGHISLIHGADGAKLSKRHGAVAATQYRQEGYLPEALVNYLVRLGWSHGDQEIFSRQELEALFDLDHVGKSASSFNPEKLLWLNAHYLRERDPETLIEPLWEQLALLGQDVGDRPRAWWGALIRELQPRSETLRQVAEGVLPFLAQGIEIDPAAQAKHLKGDAAPVLSALIAGLSALTVWEREAIGGVFHGVAERLGVKMGKIAQPARVAVTGRTVSPGIYETLELMGRQTTLQRMQAAVDTVTEEQGV
- a CDS encoding pyridoxine 5'-phosphate synthase, whose translation is MIQLGINIDHVATLRQARGTRYPDPVEAAFRAQKGGADGITVHLREDRRHIQERDVLLLLDTIEVPLNLEMGATEAMLAFACAHPPAECCLVPEKREELTTEGGLDAAGQISRLQEAIAALSAVGSRVSLFLDPDPRQLAAAAAVGAPVVELHTGRYADATTPAERAREYEALYQAAEEGVRLGLTLHAGHGLTHHNVAPICRLPGIKMLNIGHAIVARAVMTGMEESVASMKRIMIEAAKGGA